The following coding sequences lie in one Melopsittacus undulatus isolate bMelUnd1 chromosome W unlocalized genomic scaffold, bMelUnd1.mat.Z SUPER_W_unloc_1, whole genome shotgun sequence genomic window:
- the LOC117438172 gene encoding SET-binding protein-like, which produces NSRVLQYCYGARETLGSSWQRGGAADFLPAAVVSVKPPPTASCVEEMMLPAVGSGKGILVSSERLEPKEEDGSGRDMDSTSNADSEKWVVGDGLEEQEFSIKEANFTEGSLKLKIQTTKRAKKPPKNLENYICPPEIKITIKQSGEQKLSRAGENSKTAKEEDRSHSRKKIWGVSGTFALAIGSFPERNHSSPDRLGTSKPATEPGIPEEVENTSRKYGLLEHQDDHEARKGLETLIEKFVKYFGTKMDEQPFWNREVVIGFCQAGCLKYQAVLLEQEDVELKVTNLLNPAVVFNN; this is translated from the exons AACTCCAGGGTGTTGCAGTATTGCTACGGAGCCAGGGAGACTTTGGGCAGCTCCTGGCAAAGGGGAGGTGCAGCAGACTTTCTGCCAGCCGCTGTGGTCTCTGTGAAGCCTCCACCTACCGCCAGCTGTGTGGAGGAGATGATGCTGCCTGCGGTGGGCTCGGGGAAAGGCATTCTGGTGAGCAGTGAGAGGCTGGAGCCCAAGGAAGAGGATGGTTCTGGGAGAGATATGGATTCCACTTCCAATGCAGACAGTGAGAAATGGGTGGTGGGAGATGGCCTAGAGGAGCAGGAATTTTCCATCAAGGAAGCTAACTTCACAGAGGGGAGTTTAAAACTAAAGATCCAGACCACTAAGAGAGCTAAGAAGCCCCCAAAGAACTTGGAGAATTATATTTGCCCTCCTGAGATCAAAATCACCATCAAGCAATCTGGGGAGCAGAAGCTTTCCAGAGCTGGGGAAAATAGCAAAACAGCTAAAGAGGAGGACAGATCCCACTCAAGAAAGAAG ATCTGGGGAGTCTCTGGGACCTTCGCGCTGGCAATCGGGAGTTTCCCTGAAAGGAACCACAGCTCCCCAGACCGACTCGGGACCTCG AAACCAGCCACTGAGCCAGGTATACCGGAAGAAGTGGAGAATACATCCCGCAAGTATGGGCTTCTGGAGCACCAGGACGATCACGAAGCAAGAAAAGGACTAGAGACTCTAATAGAAAAATTTGTCAAATACTTTGGGACAAAAATGGATGAACAGCCATTCTGGAACAGAGAAGTAGTCATTGGCTTTTGCCAAGCAGGCTGTTTAAAATATCAGGCTGTGCTTTTAGAACAAGAGGATGTAGAATTGAAAGTAACTAACCTTTTGAACCCAGCAGTGGTTTTCAACAACTGA